A region from the Alnus glutinosa chromosome 5, dhAlnGlut1.1, whole genome shotgun sequence genome encodes:
- the LOC133869130 gene encoding protein neprosin-like, producing MVARVDLIVFFMCFLHLSNNMVEADWGLSLKEELKFKKRLINLKKSAIKSFQTRDGFIYDCIDFYKQPGFDHPFWKNTTFEIKHKLFVEGMRGKRNLPSSIGLKGAGCPYGTVPIIRINKDDLARAKMLSTKYSSNIDEEPGHHYAILRTKTDPNRKLVGIESYFCLFNAKGVTGSQYSEFRMTFSNGFDTIKTGFTVNPLLFKDNQTRLFAHITIGGRTQCFNQHCPGYVQINSQIPLGWPIDNTSVVGGEQFAVKLRINKEIHGAPNSTKFVWTLYFEEDNSVVGFWPPTLFGELSEFGNQANWGGEVYSPLDQPSPPMGTGLYPFHKSSDYVAHSRRIAAAYENAKFHFVKPIDTEVYASNPRAYNIHDFGYDSEYWGRLIYYDGPGGIKGA from the exons ATGGTGGCAAGGGTGGACTTAATAGTTTTCTTCATGTGCTTTCTCCATCTTAGCAACAATATGGTTGAAGCGGATTGGGGATTATCTTTAAAGGAAGAATTGAAATTCAAGAAGCGACTTATAAATCTTAAGAAGTCTGCAATTAAAAGCTTTCAA ACAAGAGATGGGTTTATATACGACTGTATTGATTTCTACAAACAACCCGGCTTTGATCATCCTTTTTGGAAGAATACTACATTTGAG ATTAAACATAAGTTGTTTGTAGAAGGAATGAGAGGCAAAAGGAATTTACCATCAAGTATTGGGCTAAAAGGTGCAGGTTGTCCTTATGGAACAGTTCCTATAATAAGAATCAATAAAGATGACTTGGCAAGAGCCAAAATGCTTTCaacaaaatattcttcaaatatagATGAAGAACCTGGACATCAT TATGCAATACTTCGAACAAAAACTGACCCCAATAGGAAGCTTGTTGGAATTGAATCATATTTTTGCTTATTTAATGCAAAAGGAGTCACTGGATCTCAGTATAGTGAATTCCGAATGACATTTTCAAATGGTTTTGACACCATTAAAACAGGTTTCACG GTAAATCCTTTACTGTTCAAAGACAACCAGACTCGGCTATTTGCTCACATCACA ATTGGTGGAAGAACACAGTGTTTCAATCAACATTGTCCTGGATATGTgcaaataaattctcaaataCCTCTAGGTTGGCCGATAGATAACACTTCTGTTGTAGGTGGAGAACAATTTGCCGTTAAATTGCGaatcaataag GAAATACATGGAGCaccaaattcaacaaaatttgtttGGACGTTATACTTTGAGGAAGACAACTCTGTAGTTGGTTTTTGGCCCCCGACACTATTTGGCGAATTGAGTGAGTTTGGCAATCAAGCCAATTGGGGAGGAGAAGTCTATAGTCCACTAGACCAGCCTAGTCCCCCTATGGGCACTGGCCTTTATCCATTTCATAAGTCATCAGACTATGTCGCTCATAGTCGGCGAATTGCAGCTGCGTATGAGAATGCAAAGTTTCATTTTGTCAAACCAATCGATACAGAGGTGTATGCATCTAATCCACGTGCATACAATATTCATGATTTTGGATATGACAGTGAATATTGGGGACGTTTGATTTATTATGATGGTCCTGGTGGAATCAAAGGAGCTTGA